One window from the genome of Podospora pseudocomata strain CBS 415.72m chromosome 1 map unlocalized CBS415.72m_1.2, whole genome shotgun sequence encodes:
- a CDS encoding uncharacterized protein (EggNog:ENOG503P6T7), translating to MSDSLQVVVVASPFAGLAPLYEVDPDADALVIVPPQTEPFAPWEEVTTPTQQKTTSTTAAPPASRPALRIKVSSKHLSFASKIFKSKLKYAGGQKSKQSDGRIHLQLAPEKQFDSKAVAIVLNALHGKGSKVPKEVDLDTLGQIALFVDKFQLFDAVEVYGERWISRLEHTIPDAYNRDLIVWLYISYVFRNAEVLRGVTKTAIVGSDGPIKTLGLPIRDKLIKHIDEQRQLLVSSAIEIVTSTLEKLVAGKAGCNKYHCDSFLLGELVKTLTKNKLVWPRPERPFAGISFLFVVSAVEGVFTSPSHSRGSAVCGDLWNVCNGVAAKPNGNGYVNGNGRGGRGPLTPEASPEPVLRNGGGYFDTHECDARKSVARLDELDALEDAVRGLDLEGALGYRNY from the exons ATGTCAGACTCCCTCCAGGTCGTCGTGGTAGCCTCGCCCTTTGCAGGCTTGGCGCCCCTCTACGAAGTCGACCCTGACGCCGATGCGCTGGTCATTGTGCCCCCGCAGACAGAGCCATTCGCGCcatgggaggaggtgacaACACCTACCCAGCAAAAAACAACCTCGACCACGGCCGCGCCGCCAGCTTCTCGCCCAGCTCTGAGGATCAAGGTCTCTTCCAAGCATCTGTCCTTCGCGTCCAAAATCTTCAAGAGCAAGCTCAAATATGCGGGCGGCCAAAAGTCGAAGCAATCCGATGGTCGCATCCACCTGCAGCTGGCACCCGAAAAGCAATTCGACAGCAAGGCCGTGGCTATTGTTCTCAATGCGCTCCATGGCAAGGGGTCAAAGGTGCCAAAGGAGGTTGATCTTGATACCCTCGGCCAGATCGCGCTGTTTGTCGACAAGTTCCAGCTGTTTGACGCGGTGGAGGTGTATGGGGAGAGATGGATCTCGCGGCTGGAGCACACGATTCCGGATGCCTACAACAGGGATCTGATCGTGTGGTTATACATTAGCTATGTGTTTAGAAACGCAGAGGTCCTCAGGGGAGTGACAAAGACTGCCATTGTGGGGAGTGACGGGCCGATCAAGACGTTGGGGCTGCCCATCCGGGACAAGTTGATCA AACACATCGACGAGCAACGCCAACTTCTCGTTTCCTCCGCCATCGAGATTGTGACCTCGACGCTCGAGAAGCTAGTGGCTGGCAAGGCGGGCTGTAACAAGTACCACTGCGACTCGTTCTTACTCGGAGAGCTGGTCAAGACCctcaccaagaacaagctcGTTTGGCCTCGCCCGGAGAGGCCGTTTGCTGGTATCAGCTTCCTTTTTGTTGTCAGCGCTGTGGAGGGTGTCTTTACCAGCCCGAGCCACTCTCGAGGTTCGGCTGTGTGCGGTGATCTCTGGAATGTGTGCAACGGCGTCGCTGCCAAGCCGAATGGGAATGGTTATGTGAATGGTAATGGACGGGGAGGCCGTGGTCCGTTGACCCCCGAGGCTTCCCCGGAGCCGGTGTTGAGAAACGGGGGTGGGTACTTTGACACTCACGAGTGTGATGCGCGCAAGTCTGTCGCAAGACTGGATGAGCTGGATGCTTTGGAGGATGCGGTCAGGGGATTGGATTTGGAGGGAGCTCTGGGGTACAGGAATTACTGA
- a CDS encoding uncharacterized protein (EggNog:ENOG503NVQR; COG:Q): MSRTTTALVAPELNGKFELREVYLDALQADEVLVEIQASGLCHTDLSCAVGILPCRPNAVLGHEGGGVVVQTGSAVSHVQPGDKVLLSFTHCETCAACTSGHPAYCHTFNDRNFGGARPDGSSAMLTKPGGEPIYSTFFGQSSFARHSLVHRSSVVRVPAETDLALYAPLGCGMQTGAGAVLNSLNVKEGSTVAVFGVGSVGMAAVMAAAKIRKARIVIAVDLQQSRLDLAKELGATHGVLGNAKDVVQQIRDICQSNGCDYAVDATGVPFVIKTMIDSLGTLGRASTVGAPGPGNNVAVDIMDHLTYGKEYVGCCEGDSLPKEFVPYLIEQHQKGNFPLDRFIKYYDFKDYEKAIEDSKTGSAIKAVLKW; the protein is encoded by the exons ATGTcccgcaccaccactgccctCGTTGCCCCCGAGCTCAACGGCAAGTTTGAGCTTCGCGAAGTCTACCTCGATGCCCTCCAGGCCGATGAGGTTCTTGTAGAGATCCAGGCCTCCGGTCTCTGCCACACCGATCTGTCATGCGCCGTTGGTATCTTGCCATGCCGCCCCAACGCTGTTCTTGGTCATGAGG gtggtggtgtcgtcgtcCAGACTGGTTCCGCTGTCTCCCATGTCCAGCCCGGTGACAAAGTCCTCCTCTCTTTTACTCACTGCGAGACATGTGCTGCTTGCACATCCGGCCACCCGGCCTACTGCCACACCTTCAACGACCGCAACTTTGGCGGCGCCCGCCCAGATGGCTCCTCTGCCATGCTCACCAAGCCCGGCGGTGAGCCCATTTACAGCACATTCTTTGGACAGTCTTCCTTTGCCAGACACTCTCTTGTCCACCGGTCATCTGTGGTCAGGGTCCCTGCTGAGACAGACCTTGCCCTCTATGCCCCGTTGGGCTGCGGCATGCAGACTGGCGCCGGCGCCGTGTTGAACTCTCTCAACGTCAAGGAGGGCAGCACTGTTGctgtgtttggtgttgggtCGGTCGGCATGGCTGCGGTCATGGCTGCTGCCAAGATCAGAAAGGCGAGAATCGTCATCGCTGTTGACCTGCAGCAGTCGAGGCTTGACTTGGCCAAGGAGCTGGGCGCCACTCACGGTGTGCTTGGTAACGCCAAGGATGTCGTGCAGCAGATTCGGGATATCTGCCAGTCGAACGGCTGCGACTATGCCGTTGATGCCACTGGTGTGCCGTTTGTGATCAAGACCATGATTGACTCTCTGGGTACTCTCGGCAGAGCTTCCACTGTAGGTGCTCCCGGTCCTGGCAACAACGTTGCTGTTGACATCATGGACCACTTGACCTATGGCAAGGAGTACGTCGGGTGCTGTGAGGGTGACAGCTTGCCCAAGGAG TTTGTGCCCTATCTCATCGAGCAGCATCAAAAGGGCAACTTCCCGCTCGACAGGTTCATCAAATACTACGACTTCAAGGACTACGAGAAGGCCATTGAGGACAGCAAGACTGGTAGCGCCATCAAGGCTGTTCTCAAGTggtga
- a CDS encoding uncharacterized protein (COG:Q; EggNog:ENOG503NUFV) has protein sequence MAVILNILPVIVTVVLLAKLLTIGRRPKNLPPGPPTIPILGNLHLMPTRDAHLQFEKWAREYGPVYSLILGTKVMIVLSSDKAVKELLDKKSNMYSHRQEMYLGQTLCSGDLRILMMGYTPRWRMCRKMVHTLLNISAAKSYVPYQMLENKQMLFDILNTPERAMYHVRRYTNSLTTTMVFGWRSETYDDPKMMQLFDGFGEFAELNQTGAAGLMDFFPIIRYLPDFLLPARVKAKELHKKEKALYLGHWLKAKQDTLNGTITRCFSEDLVEAQKTEGFDDDQAAYISGTLLEAGSDTTSSTLYAFIQAMVLYPEVQKRAQEIIDRVIGDKRLPTMDDEQDLQYIRQIMKEALRWMPTTIMGAVPHAVTKDDYYDGYLIPANAGVVNNVWAIHMDPARHPEPRKFNPDRYENDFQSLGDAAANPDYTKRDQFTFGAGRRICPGIHVAERSLFLGISRILWAFDIKPYVDAQGNTILPDQEKLTQGFVCQPEEFKCTITPRSEARKQIVINEWKQAQDECIDPVTKQWKVNPLGPARSRKA, from the exons ATGGCTGTCAttctcaacatcctccccgtCATTGTGACGGTGGTTCTGTTGGCCAAACTCCTGACCATTGGTCGCCGGCCCAAGAACCTCCCTCCTGGACCTCCTACCATTCCCATCTTGGGCAATCTTCACTTG ATGCCCACTCGGGATGCTCATCTTCAGTTCGAGAAGTGGGCTCGTGAATATGGTCCAGTCTACAGCTTGATTCTCGGTACCAAGGTCATGATCGTTCTCTCGAGCGACAAGGCTGTCAAGGAGCTCTtggacaagaagagcaacATGTACTCGCATCGTCAGGAGATGTACCTCGGCCAGACTCTCTGCAGTGGTGACCTCCGCATTCTCATGATGGGCTACACCCCTCGCTGGCGCATGTGCCGCAAGATGGTGCAcacccttctcaacatctctGCCGCCAAGTCCTACGTCCCCTACCAGATGCTCGAGAACAAGCAGATGCTCTTCGacatcctcaacacccccgagCGCGCCATGTACCACGTCCGTCGCTACACCAACTCtctgaccaccaccatggtCTTTGGCTGGCGCAGCGAGACCTACGATGACCCCAAGATGATGCAGCTCTTTGACGGTTTCGGCGAGTTCGCCGAGCTCAACCAGACTGGTGCTGCCGGCCTCATGGActtcttccccatcatccgcTACCTCCCCGACTTCTTGCTCCCTGCTCgtgtcaaggccaaggagttgcacaagaaggagaaggctctcTATCTGGGTCACTGGCTCAAGGCCAAGCAGGACACTCTCAACGGCACCATCACTCGCTGCTTCTCTGAGGACTTGGTTGAGGCTCAAAAGACCGAGggctttgacgacgaccagGCTGCCTACATCTCCGGCACCCTCCTCGAGGCCGGCTccgacaccacctccagcactCTCTACGCTTTCATTCAGGCCATGGTCCTCTATCCCGAGGTTCAGAAGCGCGCCCAGGAGATCATCGACCGCGTCATTGGTGACAAGCGTCTGCCCACCATGGATGACGAGCAGGACCTGCAGTACATTCGCCAGATCATGAAGGAGGCTCTTCGCTGgatgcccaccaccatcatgggTGCTGTCCCCCACGCTGTCACCAAGGATGATTACTATGACGGTTACCTGATCCCTGCCAACGCCGGTGTTGTCAACAACGTCTGGGCTATCCACATGGACCCTGCGCGCCACCCCGAGCCCCGCAAGTTCAACCCGGACCGCTATGAGAACGACTTCCAGTCCCTCGGTGACGCCGCTGCCAACCCCGACTACACCAAGCGTGATCAGTTCACTTTTGGTGCTGGCCGTCGCATCTGCCCTGGTATCCACGTCGCCGAGCGCAGCTTGTTCCTTGGTATCTCTCGCATCCTCTGGGCCTTTGACATCAAGCCCTACGTTGACGCCCAGggcaacaccatcctccccgacCAAGAGAAGCTCACGCAGGGTTTCGTCTGCCAGCCCGAGGAGTTCAAGtgcaccatcaccccccgCTCCGAGGCCCGCAAGCAGATCGTCATCAACGAGTGGAAGCAGGCCCAGGATGAGTGCATCGACCCCGTCACGAAGCAGTGGAAGGTCAACCCCCTCGGCCCCGCCAGGTCCCGCAAGGCATAG
- a CDS encoding uncharacterized protein (EggNog:ENOG503P31N; COG:K), with amino-acid sequence MSAMADTSGLHRCSVCFKTYKRREHLQRHRGTHTSERPHRCILCNAAFQRTDVLKRHLQTCDGAANSSSGRRRACDRCVRQKKACNSGQPCLNCEKRGVECTYGGSAGAGASNGASNSAAPLPAPPVSAPGHPSILGETSSAPPLPPIMPQLPPVPAPIHHHHHHQTFDDASSAIVSTHGGSMDDGTASTFDDVPYDDLDALIHQAVTTFPVLDGHHSMPDGWLDIDFSHQPNPGGHDGLTEQDHQAEVFQRELSPSSTTSEYRGYSFGFLYDFTSRTGLVSSFECATLAQRHQIVAAFHNSYLERQHPEFLGAVPPLFMPLDDPTAAALTASGVSGSNTLSSWSLWLHNPIVIKLQQVVLLIKNVVTVKPNNSTVTLTWSAALEQQCLQFFSPSRFARFIELYWSVWHPNVNILHRPTFDPTTCKSILLAAMALIDPADNEDAKVWFNCVEEMVFTDDDFCRDIEPSTEVTSPTSVLASRRKLQALQASYIVCLYQNWEGTDAGKRRIRRHRFSTVVSVARDLGIDTARHPDYSRQFKHDFNWMEFVVREELIRTFLWIFLVDTAFVIFNNLPHRMVIKEMKMHMASPEVCFQAASAEACLAEIHRWMPPSSPFGGMLLRDAIEQLCIGPMSPEMHRHFSHLGPVNLFATVSAIHYMIFQHQNLFGVEGQLIPIRNALDNWITIWERCFDMSTSCWPHGLLQDHNLPPEMLWKRIGFVRFSAEYWLLGSLLTNRLSATISKPMARHPHMGASPPEQYGDQGAVTKPARVEPILNKYDQTSMRQVNDLITDFQKFNVE; translated from the exons AGAGACCCCACCGCTGCATCCTCTGCAATGCTGCCTTCCAGCGGACCGATGTGTTGAAGCGCCATCTCCAGACCTGTGACGGCGCCGCCAACTCGTCCTCGGGCCGTCGTCGTGCCTGTGACCGCTGTGTTCGCCAGAAGAAGGCCTGCAACTCGGGCCAGCCGTGTCTCAACTGCGAAAAGAGAGGTGTCGAGTGCACCTATGGCGGCtctgccggtgccggtgccagTAACGGTGCCAGCAATAGCGCAGCCCCCCTCCCTGCTCCTCCTGTCTCCGCCCCCGGAcacccctccatcctggGAGAGACCtcctcagctcctcctcttccccctaTCATGCCACAGCTCCCACCGGTACCGGCCCCgatacaccaccaccaccaccaccagacctTTGACGATGCTTCCTCGGCCATCGTCTCGACTCACGGCGGCAGCATGGACGACGGCACAGCGTCCACCTTTGATGATGTGCCCTATGACGATCTCGATGCCCTGATCCACCAAGCCGTCACAACATTTCCTGTTCTTGACGGTCACCACTCCATGCCGGACGGATGGCTGGATATCGACTtctcccaccaacccaatCCCGGCGGGCATGACGGCCTCACCGAGCAAGATCACCAAGCCGAGGTTTTCCAGCGGGAGCTGAGCCCAAGCTCAACCACTTCAGAGTATAGAGGCTACTCTTTTGGATTCTTGTACGACTTCACCAGCCGGACTGGTTTGGTCTCATCGTTCGAATGTGCTACTCTGGCTCAGCGGCACCAGATCGTGGCGGCATTTCATAATTCCTACCTAGAACGCCAACATCCAGAATTCTTGGGTGCTGTTCCACCTCTCTTCATGCCACTAGACGACCCAACTGCCGCCGCACTAACGGCTAGTGGCGTGTCCGGCAGCAACACCCTTTCATCTTGGTCACTATGGCTCCATAACCCTATAGTAATCAAACTGCAGCAGGTGGTCTTACTAATCAAAAATGTTGTCACGGTCAAGCCGAACAATAGCACTGTCACCCTTACGTGGTCCGCCGCCCTTGAACAGCAATGTCTTCAGTTCTTCTCGCCATCGAGGTTCGCCAGGTTCATCGAGCTATACTGGTCAGTCTGGCATCCGAACGTGAACATACTCCATCGCCCAACCTTTGACCCGACCACGTGCAAGTCCATCCTCTTGGCCGCCATGGCTCTCATAG ACCCAGCGGACAATGAGGATGCCAAGGTGTGGTTCAACTgtgtggaggagatggtctTTACAGATGACGACTTCTGTAGGGATATTGAGCCTAGCACAGAAgtcacctccccaacaagTGTGCTTGCCAGCCGCCGCAAGCTTCAAGCACTACAAGCCTCGTACATTGTATGTCTGTACCAAAATTGGGAAGGAACTGATGccgggaagaggaggattcGCCGCCATCGGTTCAGCACAGTGGTGTCT GTGGCGCGAGATCTGGGTATCGACACTGCTCGACATCCTGACTACAGCAGGCAGTTCAAGCATGATTTCAACTGGATGGAGTTCGTCGTGCGGGAGGAACTTATTCG CACGTTCTTGTGGATATTCCTTGTCGACACGGCATTCGTCATTTTCAACAACCTGCCCCATCGCATGGTGATCAAGGAGATGAAAATGCACATGGCAAGCCCGGAGGTGTGTTTCCAGGCCGCTAGCGCAGAGGCGTGTCTCGCAGAGATCCATCGATGGATGCCTCCATCAAGTCCGTTTGGGGGTATGCTCCTTCGCGATGCGATTGAGCAGCTTTGCATTGGTCCCATGTCCCCCGAAATGCACCGGCACTTTTCTCATCTGGGTCCTGTCAACCTGTTCGCAACGGTTTCGG CGATTCATTACATGATCTTCCAACACCAAAATCTGTTTGGCGTCGAAGGCCAACTCATACCGATTCGCAATGCGTTGGATAACTGGATCACCATATGGGAGAGGTGTTTTGACATGTCGACATCATGTTGGCCCCACGGGCTCCTGCAAGATCACAACCTGCCTCCCGAGATGCTCTGGAAGCGGATCGGGTTTGTCCGGTTCTCAGCCGAGTACTGGCTTCTCGGGAGTCTTCTCACAAATCGCCTCTCTGCGACGATTTCAAAGCCCATGGCCCGTCACCCTCACATGGGTGCCTCTCCACCCGAACAATATGGCGACCAGGGAGCCGTCACCAAGCCGGCCAGGGTTGAGCCAATCTTGAACAAGTACGACCAGACGAGCATGCGGCAGGTCAACGACCTCATCACGGACTTTCAAAAGTTCAACGTTGAGTAA